TGGTTTTTCATGCGGGTTTCGGGCCTGCTTCTGGTCTTCCTGCTCCTGGGTCACGTCTTCATCATGACCGTCCTCAATGATTTAAGCGACATCAGCTACGCCTTCGTCGCCGACCGCTGGGCCAAGCCCTTCTGGCGGGTCTACGACGGGCTCCTGTTGTTCCTGGGCATGCTCCATGGCGCCAACGGCGTGCGTTGGGTCATCGACGACTATGTGCGACACCGAGGCTGGCGTGTTTTCGCCCGTTCGGTC
The nucleotide sequence above comes from Sphingobacteriaceae bacterium. Encoded proteins:
- the sdhD gene encoding succinate dehydrogenase, hydrophobic membrane anchor protein; this encodes MGQSGQPQAAGKQGNQFELQTWFFMRVSGLLLVFLLLGHVFIMTVLNDLSDISYAFVADRWAKPFWRVYDGLLLFLGMLHGANGVRWVIDDYVRHRGWRVFARSVLYTVTFIIIVAGTTILLVFQPVQ